One window of the Chryseobacterium shigense genome contains the following:
- a CDS encoding alpha/beta fold hydrolase has product MKTELNYINLSYQTGSQKEYNIPLTYQIFGKDLFSAPVILVNHALTGNSNVSGEKGWWKKLIGENQVIDTNIYTVLCFNIPGNGYDDFLIDEYEDFTSSDIAQIFLKGLEALHIKNLYAIIGGSLGGGIAWEMLAKQPQLSEIFIPIACDLKTHDWLHAQCLVQKFLLNGNDEPLQKARIHAMLCYRTPQSLNDRFQNRYDQKNQRLESEDWLVYHGNSLNERFSLKSYKLMNHLLMNINTEEEKLEKISSRIHLIAVDTDLFFPASEMRMCFEQLKEKNKEVFYHEIQSIHGHDAFLMEYEQLNTIIKNIL; this is encoded by the coding sequence TTGAAAACAGAACTAAACTATATTAATCTTTCGTATCAAACCGGTTCCCAAAAGGAATACAATATCCCGCTGACCTATCAGATCTTCGGGAAAGACCTGTTTTCAGCACCCGTTATACTGGTAAATCATGCTTTAACCGGGAACTCAAACGTTTCTGGAGAAAAAGGCTGGTGGAAAAAACTTATCGGGGAAAATCAGGTAATTGATACCAATATATATACAGTTCTGTGTTTCAATATTCCCGGAAACGGATATGATGATTTTTTAATTGATGAATACGAAGATTTCACCTCTTCAGATATTGCACAAATATTCCTGAAAGGTCTTGAAGCTTTACATATCAAAAATTTATACGCCATTATCGGAGGTTCCCTCGGAGGAGGAATTGCCTGGGAGATGCTTGCAAAACAGCCGCAACTCTCGGAGATATTTATTCCTATTGCCTGTGACCTTAAAACTCATGACTGGCTTCATGCACAGTGTCTTGTTCAGAAATTTCTGCTTAATGGAAACGATGAGCCTCTGCAGAAAGCAAGAATCCATGCTATGTTGTGTTACAGGACCCCTCAATCTTTAAATGACAGATTTCAAAACAGATACGATCAGAAGAATCAGAGGCTTGAGTCTGAAGACTGGTTGGTTTATCATGGAAATTCATTAAACGAAAGATTTAGTTTAAAATCTTACAAGCTGATGAATCATTTGCTCATGAATATCAATACCGAAGAAGAAAAACTGGAAAAAATCAGTTCCCGAATTCACCTTATCGCAGTAGATACAGATTTGTTTTTCCCTGCTTCAGAAATGCGAATGTGCTTTGAACAGCTGAAAGAGAAAAACAAAGAGGTTTTCTATCATGAAATACAGTCAATTCACGGGCATGATGCCTTCCTAATGGAATACGAACAATTAAATACTATCATAAAAAATATTTTGTAG
- a CDS encoding ACT domain-containing protein produces MRNANEIKFLKNRSIIKFEGEDFLGEIGIDGRIFKALTLARISVGVISQQAIENGISILVNEADAEKAVTCLIDEFEAERKSGKVSQIYSINNVSVLGFVAEDFNKVLAELARNNVFPLLLNQVAAEKRVNIVVTSSQDEKTKNIIESEIFKKPKTVHLAIIGHGNVGKTLIDQVLQSSEEIKRRKKIDLKVVAVANSRKIAFNKKGFNENWNDEVLTAEHSSNVEELISFSKENQLENLIVVDNTASKDFVKNYHALAENGFDLVSSNKIFNTLPIEEYRKLRYTLSKNNRRYLYETNVGAGLPLIDTIKLLHLSGENITRIKGVFSGSLSYIFNNFSVRNDKFSTIIGEAMEKGYTEPDPREDLSGNDVARKLLILARELDLINEFQDINIQNLIPENLLSIDKNEFVSRLEELDDEYQRIKEEQQSGHVLRYVGDLHGDLQKDKGQLDVKLVSVPGSSALGQLKGSDSIFEIYTESYGENPIVIMGAGAGAKVTARGVFGDILRVSETK; encoded by the coding sequence ATGAGAAATGCTAACGAAATAAAGTTTTTAAAAAACAGATCAATCATTAAGTTTGAAGGAGAGGATTTCCTGGGTGAAATCGGGATCGACGGAAGAATTTTTAAAGCGCTTACTTTGGCACGCATCAGTGTTGGAGTAATCTCTCAACAGGCCATTGAAAACGGAATATCCATTCTGGTCAATGAGGCAGATGCAGAAAAAGCAGTTACCTGTCTGATCGATGAGTTTGAGGCAGAAAGAAAATCAGGAAAAGTTTCACAGATATACAGTATTAATAACGTTTCCGTACTCGGTTTTGTAGCGGAAGATTTTAATAAAGTTCTTGCAGAGCTTGCAAGGAATAATGTTTTTCCGCTTCTTCTGAACCAGGTTGCAGCCGAAAAGAGAGTTAATATTGTGGTTACCTCTTCTCAGGACGAGAAAACGAAAAATATCATTGAATCCGAAATTTTCAAAAAGCCTAAAACCGTTCACCTGGCAATCATAGGACATGGAAACGTTGGAAAGACTTTAATAGACCAGGTTTTACAGTCCTCTGAAGAAATCAAAAGACGTAAAAAAATAGATCTTAAGGTAGTTGCAGTGGCCAACTCAAGAAAGATTGCATTCAACAAAAAAGGATTTAATGAAAACTGGAACGATGAGGTTTTAACAGCAGAACACTCATCAAATGTTGAAGAACTGATCAGTTTTTCAAAAGAAAACCAACTGGAAAACCTTATTGTAGTGGACAATACGGCAAGCAAAGATTTTGTAAAGAATTATCATGCGCTGGCCGAAAACGGCTTTGATCTGGTTTCCTCCAATAAAATATTCAATACCCTTCCTATCGAAGAATACCGTAAACTAAGATATACGTTGAGCAAAAACAACAGACGCTATTTATATGAAACTAATGTAGGAGCAGGGCTTCCATTGATTGATACGATAAAATTATTACATCTTTCAGGAGAAAATATCACGAGAATAAAAGGCGTGTTTTCCGGATCGTTGAGCTATATCTTCAATAATTTCTCTGTGAGAAATGATAAGTTCTCAACCATCATCGGAGAGGCAATGGAAAAGGGATACACGGAACCCGATCCGCGTGAAGACCTTTCAGGAAATGATGTCGCAAGAAAACTTCTGATCCTTGCCAGAGAGCTGGATCTGATCAATGAGTTCCAGGATATCAATATTCAGAATTTAATTCCTGAAAACCTGCTTTCCATTGATAAAAATGAGTTTGTTTCAAGGCTTGAGGAGTTGGATGATGAATATCAGAGAATTAAAGAAGAGCAGCAATCGGGGCACGTGCTTCGTTATGTAGGTGATCTTCACGGTGACCTTCAGAAAGATAAAGGACAACTGGATGTGAAATTGGTTTCCGTACCCGGAAGTTCAGCTTTAGGTCAGTTAAAAGGTTCAGATTCTATCTTTGAGATCTACACGGAAAGCTATGGTGAAAATCCTATTGTAATTATGGGAGCCGGGGCCGGAGCCAAAGTAACGGCGAGAGGAGTTTTCGGGGATATTTTAAGAGTAAGTGAAACTAAATAA
- a CDS encoding O-succinylhomoserine sulfhydrylase, protein MENFETSAIRTQTERTQFDEHSTALYLTSSFIFQDAEDMRASFAEEKSKNLYSRFSNPNVTEFTDKIAKMEGAEAGYAFATGMAAIYSTFAALLEAGDHIVSCQSVFGSTHTLFTKYFPKWNIETTYFKAEDAENVERYIKPNTKILYLETPTNPAIEILDLEFFGQIAKKHNLIFIVDNCFATPYLQQPIKYGADVVVHSATKLIDGQGRVLGGVAVGREDMIREIYLFARNTGPAMSPFNAWVLSKSLETLAIRVEKHCENALKVAEFLENHPNVELVKYPFLKSHPSYEIAKKQMKLGGNIVAFEIKGGIEGGRNFLDKIKLCSLSANLGDTRTIVTHPASTTHSKLTDEERNEVGITAGLVRCSVGLEHVDDVIADLKQALD, encoded by the coding sequence ATGGAAAATTTTGAAACATCAGCGATAAGAACACAGACTGAACGAACACAGTTTGACGAACATTCAACGGCATTATACCTTACATCCAGCTTTATTTTTCAGGATGCTGAAGATATGAGAGCCAGTTTTGCTGAAGAAAAATCTAAAAACCTCTACAGCCGTTTTTCAAACCCGAATGTAACTGAATTCACGGATAAGATTGCAAAAATGGAGGGAGCTGAAGCCGGATATGCATTTGCAACAGGAATGGCGGCTATCTATTCAACATTTGCTGCTTTACTGGAAGCAGGTGATCACATTGTTAGCTGCCAGTCTGTATTTGGGTCTACCCATACTTTATTTACAAAGTATTTCCCGAAATGGAACATTGAAACTACTTATTTCAAAGCAGAAGATGCTGAAAATGTAGAGCGGTATATTAAACCCAATACTAAGATTTTATATCTCGAAACACCTACCAATCCTGCCATTGAAATTCTTGATCTTGAGTTTTTCGGACAGATTGCTAAAAAGCATAACCTGATATTTATCGTAGATAACTGTTTTGCAACGCCTTATCTTCAGCAGCCCATTAAATATGGTGCAGATGTTGTTGTGCATTCTGCAACGAAGCTTATTGACGGACAGGGAAGAGTGTTAGGTGGAGTTGCGGTAGGAAGAGAAGATATGATCAGAGAGATTTATCTTTTTGCAAGAAATACAGGACCTGCAATGTCGCCTTTCAACGCATGGGTACTATCCAAAAGTCTCGAAACACTGGCTATCCGTGTTGAAAAACATTGTGAAAATGCTTTGAAAGTAGCTGAGTTTTTGGAAAATCATCCTAATGTAGAACTCGTAAAATATCCTTTCCTGAAATCCCATCCGAGTTATGAAATCGCTAAAAAGCAGATGAAGCTTGGTGGAAATATTGTAGCCTTCGAAATTAAAGGAGGAATAGAAGGAGGAAGAAACTTCCTGGATAAAATAAAACTCTGCTCACTTTCTGCCAATCTGGGAGATACCAGAACTATTGTAACACATCCTGCATCAACTACTCATTCAAAACTGACGGACGAGGAAAGAAATGAAGTAGGAATTACCGCAGGTTTGGTTCGTTGTTCAGTAGGTCTTGAACATGTTGATGATGTGATAGCAGATCTGAAACAGGCTTTAGATTAA
- a CDS encoding homocysteine S-methyltransferase family protein — protein sequence MKNSEQLYKALSERILILDGAMGTMLQRYNFEEEDYRGERFKDWEHPVKGNNDLLSLTQPQAIEEVHKKYLEAGADIIETNTFSGTTIAMADYHMEDLVYDLNYESAKIARKACDEFTTKNPDKPRFVAGSIGPTNRTASLSPDVNDPGYRAITFEELRVAYKQQCEALLDGGSDILLVETIFDTLNAKAALFAIDEIQEERNIKIPIMVSGTITDASGRTLSGQTAEAFLISISHLNLLSVGFNCALGADQLTPYLETLAHNSEFYVSAYPNAGLPNAFGKYDETPEDMARQIKEYVEKGLINIIGGCCGTTPDHIKAIADLVAQYSPRKLKKFA from the coding sequence ATGAAAAATTCAGAACAACTATACAAAGCATTATCCGAGAGAATTTTAATTCTTGACGGAGCTATGGGAACCATGCTTCAGCGTTATAATTTTGAAGAAGAGGATTACCGTGGCGAACGTTTCAAAGACTGGGAACATCCGGTAAAGGGAAACAATGACCTGCTTTCCCTTACGCAGCCTCAGGCAATTGAAGAAGTTCATAAGAAATACCTGGAAGCCGGAGCAGACATTATAGAAACCAATACGTTCTCCGGAACCACTATCGCGATGGCAGATTATCATATGGAAGATCTGGTATACGACCTGAACTATGAATCAGCTAAGATTGCCAGAAAAGCCTGTGATGAATTTACCACTAAAAATCCAGACAAACCAAGATTTGTTGCCGGCTCCATAGGACCTACGAACAGAACAGCAAGTTTAAGTCCGGATGTAAACGATCCGGGATACAGGGCAATTACCTTTGAAGAGTTGAGAGTAGCTTATAAACAGCAATGTGAAGCTTTACTTGACGGAGGCTCAGACATTCTTCTGGTAGAAACCATCTTTGATACCCTGAATGCAAAAGCAGCCCTGTTTGCCATTGATGAAATTCAGGAAGAAAGAAACATAAAAATTCCTATTATGGTTTCCGGGACAATTACAGATGCCTCAGGAAGAACTTTGAGCGGACAAACCGCTGAAGCGTTCCTTATATCGATTTCGCATCTGAACTTACTGAGTGTAGGTTTCAACTGTGCATTGGGTGCGGATCAGTTGACCCCATATCTGGAAACGCTGGCACATAATTCAGAATTTTATGTTTCAGCTTATCCGAATGCAGGACTTCCGAACGCTTTCGGAAAATATGATGAAACACCGGAAGATATGGCAAGACAGATCAAAGAATATGTAGAGAAAGGATTAATCAATATCATTGGAGGGTGCTGTGGAACAACCCCTGATCACATTAAAGCAATAGCAGATCTTGTAGCGCAGTATTCTCCAAGAAAATTGAAGAAATTTGCATAA
- the metH gene encoding methionine synthase yields MKYLRLSGLEPLIITPESNFINVGERTNVAGSKKFLRLIKEEKFSEALDIARHQVEGGAQILDVNFDDGLIDGKASMIKFLNLIASEPDISRIPIMIDSSKWEILEAGLQVAQGKCVVNSISLKGGEEEFIKQAKAVKRYGAAVIVMAFDETGQADNFDRRIEISKRSYDILVNQLGFPAEDIIFDLNIFPVATGMEEHRKNAVDFIEATRWVRQNLPYASVSGGVSNVSFSFRGNDTVREAMHSVFLYHAIQAGMNIGIVNPSMLEVYDEINKELLELVEDVILDRRDDATERLLDYSEKHKSVKKEIVEDLEWRTRPLQDRITHALVKGIDRFIEEDVEEARKQAAKPLHVIEINLMTGMGVVGDLFGSGKMFLPQVVKSARVMKKAVAYLQPFIEAEKDGSRPANGKILMATVKGDVHDIGKNIVSVVLGCNNYEIVDLGVMVPAEKIIQTAIEEKVDVIGLSGLITPSLDEMVYIASELERQNLNFPLLIGGATTSKAHTAVKIDLKYKNAVVHVNDASRAVNVVSSLLGDRNKDYVSELKDEYSDFREKFLNRQVDKDYVSIEEARENHFSVDWANEEIFTPNNLGVTVIEDQDLNELLPFIDWSPFFRSWDLHGKYPNILEDEVVGTQAKELFKDAQVILKRILDEKLLKAKAVFGIFKANSNETDDVLIFNENNEEQAKFLTLRQQAQRSKGKEYLALSDFIAPHTSGKTDYVGAFCVTTGFGTDELSEEYEKANDDYNAIMVKALADRFAEAYAEFLHKKVRTEYWGYANQENLSNEELIAEKYKGIRPAPGYPACPDHLEKKTIWDLLKVEENTGVFLTESLAMFPTASVSGYYFGSPHAKYFGLGKITEDQLKDYAERRGCSIQEARKWLSPNLAD; encoded by the coding sequence ATGAAATATTTAAGATTATCCGGCCTTGAGCCCCTTATTATAACCCCCGAAAGTAATTTCATCAATGTTGGTGAAAGGACCAATGTTGCCGGGTCCAAAAAATTTTTAAGACTGATAAAAGAGGAGAAATTCTCTGAAGCACTCGATATTGCCCGCCATCAGGTAGAAGGTGGTGCACAGATTCTTGATGTTAATTTCGATGACGGATTGATCGACGGAAAAGCCTCCATGATCAAATTTCTGAATCTGATAGCCTCAGAACCGGATATTTCAAGAATTCCTATCATGATAGACTCTTCCAAATGGGAGATCCTGGAAGCCGGACTTCAGGTAGCACAGGGTAAATGCGTAGTCAATTCCATCAGTCTGAAAGGAGGTGAAGAAGAATTCATCAAGCAGGCAAAAGCTGTTAAAAGATACGGTGCAGCAGTAATCGTAATGGCATTTGACGAAACCGGCCAGGCAGATAATTTCGATCGTAGAATTGAAATTTCAAAACGGTCCTATGATATCCTTGTTAATCAGCTTGGTTTCCCTGCCGAAGATATTATTTTCGACCTGAATATCTTCCCGGTAGCCACAGGAATGGAAGAGCATAGAAAAAATGCCGTAGATTTCATAGAAGCGACAAGATGGGTAAGACAGAACCTTCCTTATGCTTCCGTAAGCGGTGGCGTTAGTAACGTGTCCTTTTCGTTCCGTGGAAATGATACTGTAAGAGAAGCGATGCACTCAGTATTCCTTTACCATGCCATTCAGGCTGGTATGAATATCGGGATTGTAAACCCTTCCATGCTGGAAGTATATGACGAGATCAATAAAGAACTTCTGGAACTCGTAGAAGATGTGATTCTTGACAGAAGAGACGATGCTACGGAAAGACTTCTGGATTATTCCGAAAAGCATAAATCCGTTAAAAAAGAAATAGTTGAAGATCTCGAATGGAGGACAAGGCCTCTGCAGGACAGAATTACCCATGCCTTGGTAAAAGGAATTGACCGTTTTATTGAAGAAGATGTAGAAGAAGCCCGGAAACAGGCTGCCAAACCGCTACATGTTATTGAGATTAACCTCATGACCGGGATGGGTGTTGTGGGAGACCTTTTCGGAAGCGGAAAAATGTTCCTGCCACAGGTTGTAAAATCGGCAAGAGTAATGAAAAAAGCAGTGGCTTATCTGCAGCCCTTTATTGAAGCAGAGAAAGACGGATCAAGACCAGCCAACGGAAAAATCCTGATGGCAACGGTAAAAGGAGATGTTCATGATATCGGGAAAAATATCGTAAGCGTAGTATTGGGCTGCAACAATTATGAAATTGTAGACCTCGGTGTAATGGTTCCTGCAGAAAAGATTATCCAGACAGCCATTGAAGAAAAAGTAGATGTGATCGGATTAAGCGGATTGATTACCCCAAGTCTTGATGAAATGGTATACATCGCCTCCGAACTCGAAAGACAAAACCTCAATTTTCCTTTACTGATCGGCGGTGCAACTACTTCCAAAGCCCATACCGCGGTAAAGATCGATTTGAAATATAAAAATGCTGTAGTCCACGTTAACGATGCATCCAGAGCGGTAAATGTAGTAAGTTCATTGTTGGGAGACAGAAACAAAGACTATGTTTCAGAGCTTAAAGACGAATATTCTGATTTCCGTGAAAAGTTTCTGAACAGACAGGTTGATAAAGATTATGTCTCCATTGAGGAAGCAAGAGAAAACCATTTCTCTGTCGATTGGGCAAATGAAGAAATTTTCACACCGAATAATTTAGGTGTAACTGTAATCGAAGATCAGGACTTAAATGAATTGCTTCCGTTTATCGACTGGTCTCCATTTTTCAGAAGCTGGGATCTGCACGGAAAATATCCGAATATTTTAGAAGATGAGGTCGTAGGAACCCAGGCTAAAGAATTATTTAAAGATGCTCAGGTTATTTTAAAGAGAATTCTTGATGAAAAGCTGTTAAAGGCAAAAGCTGTATTCGGAATTTTCAAAGCGAATTCCAATGAAACGGATGATGTTTTAATCTTTAACGAAAATAATGAAGAACAAGCAAAGTTTTTAACCTTAAGACAGCAGGCCCAGCGTTCAAAAGGAAAAGAATATTTAGCGTTAAGTGATTTCATTGCTCCACATACATCCGGCAAAACAGATTATGTAGGAGCTTTCTGTGTCACTACCGGTTTCGGAACAGATGAACTGTCAGAAGAATACGAAAAGGCAAACGATGATTACAACGCCATCATGGTAAAAGCCCTTGCCGACAGATTTGCAGAAGCTTATGCCGAATTTCTGCATAAAAAAGTAAGGACGGAATATTGGGGCTATGCCAATCAGGAGAATTTAAGCAATGAAGAACTGATCGCAGAAAAGTATAAAGGAATCCGTCCAGCTCCGGGATATCCTGCCTGTCCGGATCACTTGGAAAAGAAAACCATCTGGGACCTTTTAAAAGTGGAAGAAAATACAGGAGTTTTCCTGACTGAAAGTCTGGCCATGTTCCCAACAGCATCAGTTTCCGGATATTATTTCGGAAGCCCGCATGCCAAATATTTCGGTCTTGGAAAGATTACAGAAGACCAGCTTAAAGATTATGCAGAAAGAAGAGGCTGTAGCATTCAGGAAGCAAGAAAGTGGTTGTCTCCCAATCTGGCAGATTAA
- the metF gene encoding methylenetetrahydrofolate reductase [NAD(P)H], with amino-acid sequence MKITEHIKNANGKTLFSLEVVPPQKGIGIEDLYTNIDPLMEFKPPFIDVTTSREEYIYIDKGNGLMERRITRMRPGTLGICAAIQHKYNVDTVPHLLCGGFTKEETEYLLVDCMYLGIDNIMALRGDAMKGHQYFEPTPGGHASAMDLVHQINDLGRGKYLHNEEEACDELNKFCIGVAGYPEKHMEAPSMNYDLKWLKEKVDAGADYIVTQMFFDNKRFIEFVTKAREMGITVPIIPGIKPIATKKHLKILPQVFKIDLPEELINEVENAKNNEAVKQIGVEWAIAQCKELLDFGVPVLHFYSMGKSDNIKKVAGELF; translated from the coding sequence ATGAAGATCACTGAACATATTAAAAATGCAAATGGGAAAACCTTATTTTCACTGGAGGTAGTTCCGCCTCAAAAGGGAATCGGCATCGAAGATCTGTATACCAATATAGATCCGCTTATGGAATTTAAGCCCCCTTTCATAGATGTAACCACATCAAGGGAAGAATATATTTACATTGATAAAGGCAATGGACTTATGGAGCGCCGTATCACCAGAATGCGTCCCGGGACCCTCGGAATCTGTGCCGCCATTCAACATAAATATAATGTAGATACCGTTCCACACCTGCTTTGCGGAGGGTTTACCAAAGAAGAAACTGAATATCTGCTTGTAGACTGTATGTATCTTGGAATAGATAATATTATGGCCCTGAGAGGGGATGCCATGAAGGGACATCAATACTTTGAGCCAACACCGGGAGGTCACGCCAGTGCCATGGATTTGGTTCACCAGATTAATGATTTGGGAAGAGGAAAGTATCTTCACAATGAAGAGGAAGCCTGTGATGAGCTTAATAAATTCTGCATAGGCGTAGCCGGTTATCCCGAAAAACACATGGAAGCCCCTTCCATGAATTATGACCTGAAATGGCTCAAAGAAAAAGTGGATGCCGGGGCAGATTATATTGTTACCCAAATGTTTTTTGACAACAAAAGATTCATTGAATTTGTGACAAAAGCCCGCGAGATGGGTATTACAGTTCCTATTATTCCGGGAATTAAACCTATTGCAACAAAAAAACATCTTAAGATTCTGCCGCAGGTATTCAAGATAGATCTTCCTGAAGAACTCATCAACGAAGTGGAAAACGCTAAAAATAATGAAGCTGTAAAACAGATCGGGGTAGAATGGGCTATTGCCCAATGCAAGGAACTTCTGGACTTTGGAGTTCCTGTGCTGCACTTTTATTCTATGGGGAAAAGCGATAATATTAAAAAAGTAGCTGGCGAGCTATTCTAA
- the folE gene encoding GTP cyclohydrolase I FolE → MVDFTDNDDDIFTGKEHTPIRKDAFDKSPEEKIEKITELFGEIMQTLGMDMTDDSLKDSPRRVAKMYVNEIFGGLLPENKPGISTFSNKYKYRQMLVEKDITVYSFCEHHFLPIIGRAHVAYISNGEVIGLSKINRIVDYYAKRPQVQERLTMQIVDALKEALGTKDVACIIDAKHLCVNCRGIKDTASSTITAELSGIFRTNPITRQEFLHYVGSHAKLDY, encoded by the coding sequence ATGGTTGATTTTACTGATAACGACGATGATATTTTCACTGGAAAAGAACATACGCCTATAAGGAAAGATGCTTTTGATAAATCGCCAGAGGAAAAAATAGAAAAAATTACCGAACTTTTTGGTGAAATTATGCAGACGCTGGGAATGGATATGACGGATGATTCTTTAAAAGATTCCCCAAGACGTGTTGCCAAAATGTACGTGAATGAAATTTTTGGAGGGCTGCTTCCTGAAAACAAGCCGGGAATTTCCACTTTTTCCAATAAATATAAATACCGCCAGATGTTGGTGGAAAAGGATATTACCGTGTATTCTTTCTGTGAACACCATTTTCTGCCGATTATAGGAAGGGCTCACGTTGCCTATATTTCAAACGGTGAAGTGATAGGTCTTTCCAAGATCAACAGGATTGTGGATTATTACGCGAAAAGGCCACAGGTTCAGGAAAGGCTGACCATGCAGATTGTAGATGCTTTGAAAGAAGCGCTGGGAACAAAAGATGTAGCCTGTATCATTGATGCAAAGCATTTGTGCGTTAACTGCAGAGGAATAAAAGATACGGCAAGTTCTACCATTACCGCAGAATTAAGTGGTATTTTCAGAACTAATCCTATCACCAGGCAGGAATTCCTGCATTATGTGGGAAGTCATGCGAAATTAGATTATTAA
- a CDS encoding DinB family protein: MNYQILKNIIDTELQRFETISEEEWSYKISPEKWSKKEILGHLCDSAFTNIRRFVVTQYKENDNIVYDQDFWVKAQHYQNIPVSEIIVLWKSLNFQMVHTVENIPDEALKRTCDTTKTVHQAFTLEYIIQDYVDHLQYHLKAI, from the coding sequence ATGAACTATCAGATTCTAAAAAATATTATTGATACCGAACTGCAGAGATTTGAAACCATTTCTGAAGAAGAATGGTCATATAAAATCTCTCCGGAAAAATGGTCTAAAAAAGAAATTTTAGGGCATCTTTGCGACAGTGCATTCACCAATATCCGAAGATTTGTAGTGACACAATATAAAGAGAACGACAATATTGTTTACGATCAGGATTTTTGGGTAAAAGCGCAGCATTATCAGAATATTCCCGTTTCGGAAATAATTGTCCTTTGGAAATCTCTGAATTTTCAAATGGTTCATACGGTAGAAAATATTCCTGATGAAGCCCTGAAAAGAACCTGTGATACCACAAAAACAGTTCATCAGGCCTTTACATTGGAGTATATTATTCAGGATTATGTTGATCATCTTCAATATCATCTAAAAGCAATTTAA
- the cysS gene encoding cysteine--tRNA ligase has product MQLKLYNSLTGEKEIFKPILEGNIGMYVCGPTVYSNVHLGNVRTFLSFDFIYRSLMHLGYKVRYVRNITDAGHLTDDGNVDNDRFVKQTRLEKLEPMEIVQKYTVDFHKVLEMFNLLPPNIEPTATGHIVEQIELTQKLIERGFAYESNGSVYFDVLEYNKRGLNYGELSKRNIEELFANTRDLDGQGEKKNPQDFALWKKASPVHIMRWNSPWGEGFPGWHLECTAMSTKYLGEKFDIHGGGMDLKFPHHECEIAQGKACNDIAPVNYWMHANMLTMNSQRMSKSTGNYILPMQLVTGENDFFEKPFHPSIVRFCFLQAHYRSVLDISNDAMIASEKGFIRLMEAVKVLNSVAPDNEKQSEFSLQEWKDKCYDALNDDFNSPILIAHLFEAVKYIFALNDGKETISSAGLEDLKSTLNAFIYDVLGLQNIEENNNEKLDQTLKVLIELRNQARKSKNFELSDQIRDKLLAEGIELKDGRDGTTYVLN; this is encoded by the coding sequence ATGCAATTAAAATTATATAACTCCCTTACAGGAGAGAAAGAAATATTTAAACCGATTTTAGAAGGAAACATAGGAATGTATGTCTGCGGACCGACCGTGTACAGCAATGTACACTTGGGAAATGTAAGAACATTTCTTTCCTTTGATTTTATATACCGTAGCCTGATGCATTTGGGGTATAAAGTAAGATATGTAAGAAACATCACCGATGCAGGCCACCTTACAGACGACGGAAATGTAGATAACGACAGATTCGTGAAGCAGACCCGCCTTGAAAAGCTGGAACCTATGGAAATCGTACAGAAATACACGGTTGATTTTCATAAAGTGCTGGAAATGTTTAACCTTCTTCCTCCCAACATTGAACCTACAGCAACCGGCCATATTGTAGAACAGATTGAGCTTACGCAGAAACTTATTGAAAGAGGTTTTGCCTATGAAAGCAACGGCTCCGTATACTTCGATGTTCTGGAATACAATAAAAGAGGCCTGAATTACGGTGAACTCTCAAAACGTAATATCGAAGAGCTTTTTGCCAATACCCGCGACCTTGACGGACAGGGCGAAAAGAAAAACCCACAGGATTTTGCACTGTGGAAAAAAGCTTCTCCTGTACACATTATGAGATGGAATTCTCCATGGGGTGAAGGTTTCCCGGGATGGCACCTTGAATGTACTGCAATGAGCACTAAATATTTAGGTGAAAAATTTGATATCCACGGTGGAGGTATGGACCTTAAATTCCCACATCATGAATGTGAAATAGCACAGGGAAAAGCATGCAACGATATTGCTCCGGTTAATTACTGGATGCACGCTAACATGCTGACGATGAACTCCCAGCGTATGAGTAAATCTACAGGAAATTATATCCTTCCGATGCAGTTGGTTACCGGAGAAAATGATTTCTTTGAAAAACCTTTCCATCCTTCTATCGTGCGTTTCTGCTTCCTGCAGGCACATTACAGAAGTGTGCTGGATATTTCCAATGATGCGATGATTGCCAGTGAAAAAGGCTTCATCAGGTTAATGGAAGCCGTTAAAGTATTGAATTCTGTTGCTCCGGATAATGAAAAGCAGTCTGAATTCAGTCTTCAGGAATGGAAAGATAAATGTTATGATGCTTTAAATGATGATTTCAATTCTCCGATCCTGATCGCTCACTTATTTGAAGCCGTAAAATATATTTTCGCTTTAAATGACGGTAAAGAGACAATCTCTTCAGCAGGTCTTGAAGATCTGAAATCAACTTTAAATGCTTTTATATATGATGTTCTTGGACTTCAGAATATAGAGGAAAACAATAACGAAAAGCTTGACCAGACTTTAAAAGTTTTAATAGAACTGAGAAATCAGGCAAGAAAATCAAAAAACTTCGAACTTTCAGACCAGATCAGGGATAAACTGCTCGCTGAAGGTATTGAATTGAAAGACGGAAGAGACGGAACAACCTACGTTCTGAACTAA